The DNA segment AGTGGGTCCTCCTGGAGTAGGTAAGACATTAATTGCTAAAGCAGTTGCAGGTGAGGCTGGCGTACCATTTTTCTATCAAAGTGGCGCTAGTTTTGTTGAAATTTACGTGGGGATGGGTGCAAAAAGAGTAAGAGAGCTTTTTTTGAAAGCAAAATCTCAAGCTCCAAGTATTATTTTTATTGATGAAATTGATGCTATAGGTAAAAGTAGAGGCGATTTTTCAAATGTTGAAAGGGACAATACATTAAATGAACTTTTGACTCAAATGGATGGATTTGAAGATAATAATGGTGTAGTAGTTATTGCGGCAACTAATAAAATAGATCTTATGGATAGTGCGCTCTTAAGATCAGGACGTTTTGATAGGAGAATTTTTATATCTTTGCCAGATTTTAAAGACAGGGTAAAAATTCTACAAACTTATATGAGTAAAAAACAATCTAATGTAAATTTAGAAAAAATAGCTAAATTGAGCGTCGGTTTTAGTGGTGCTGCGTTAGAAACTTTAGTTAATGAAGCTGCGATTAATGCTATAAGAAGAAAGTCTGATTTTATAGAAGAAAATGATTTTTTTGCTGTTTTAAATAAAGTTCTAATAGGGAAGAAAAAAATTTTTTCTTTAAATGAAAAAGAGAAAAAAATTCAAGCAACTTATCAAGCCGCAAAAGCTTTATGTGCTTTTTATTTCGATGTAAAATTTGAAAAAATAACTTTAATTGAAGATAGATTTAAAGAATTTGAAAGTACTATAAAATCAAAATCAGAGTTATTAAATAAAATTAAAGTTTATTTAGCTGGTAGTGTAGCAATGGAACTAATTTTCAATGAAACTTTTACTAATGTTCAAAGTGATTTTTTAAAAATAAAAGAACTTGTAGCTTT comes from the Campylobacter insulaenigrae NCTC 12927 genome and includes:
- a CDS encoding integral membrane ATP-dependent zinc metallopeptidase; translated protein: MKNKKIILISFLLLCVLFIAVFIKNQPENISKGFYEDLLNKDLIQKVIIKQNEILLKTEEGKYVIIKDLVDLNSLWEKFPLEYADDYSLSDIFLTLFIFVFLISFLLFLNKKNKDRQNLISLEKNILEKNEQKRLIQAVVSDVKFEDVAGVDEAKVELLEIVDFLKKPQKYKNFGVKMPKGVLLVGPPGVGKTLIAKAVAGEAGVPFFYQSGASFVEIYVGMGAKRVRELFLKAKSQAPSIIFIDEIDAIGKSRGDFSNVERDNTLNELLTQMDGFEDNNGVVVIAATNKIDLMDSALLRSGRFDRRIFISLPDFKDRVKILQTYMSKKQSNVNLEKIAKLSVGFSGAALETLVNEAAINAIRRKSDFIEENDFFAVLNKVLIGKKKIFSLNEKEKKIQATYQAAKALCAFYFDVKFEKITLIEDRFKEFESTIKSKSELLNKIKVYLAGSVAMELIFNETFTNVQSDFLKIKELVAFMENFDMMNEKLLSEQKQNVKEFLELMKDKINKLADILLENEKIEKNDVMKIIME